The following are encoded in a window of Arachis duranensis cultivar V14167 unplaced genomic scaffold, aradu.V14167.gnm2.J7QH unplaced_Scaffold_165934, whole genome shotgun sequence genomic DNA:
- the LOC127743882 gene encoding uncharacterized protein LOC127743882 produces the protein MSEASKSLGGHERVGPDYFGYYSSEVVNLLSQDEDALSVATDASEVPQNKCGEGENNAVGTNGNCSGELFSDGIGAGLSDLKKDRLRSLLRQSVTTLSSEVDEVVDPVFAIHQLQSKQRSKKQTLDHTAVASNNAQHIPCKKSKILSPPSSASLHEQFSDVNPTCSTEVNDDLQFLLENDSVEVQEMVKNCANELNGTLEYMEKQLEVLLDAVTSKCRPMTLGERQQLQRMIQKLPAKNLDRIAEIICRSRPTEQPNCDKIFVDLEKEDNATLWRLYYYVEAVEKAKTLSCTQEV, from the exons ATGTCGGAAGCGTCGAAAAGTTTGGGTGGCCATGAAAGAGTAGGACCTGATTACTTTGGTTATTATTCTTCTGAAGTTGTTAATCTGTTGTCACAAGATGAGGATGCTTTGTCTGTTGCTACCGATGCGTCCGAGGTGCCTCAAAATAAGTGTGGAGAAGGAGAGAACAATGCAGTTGGTACCAATGGCAATTGTTCCGGGGAATTGTTCAGTGATGGCATTGGAGCTGGGCTTTCAGACCTGAAAAAGGACAGATTACGATCACTGCTCAGACAGAGTGTCACTACTCTTTCGTCCGAAGTTGATGAG GTGGTAGACCCTGTTTTTGCTATACATCAATTGCaatctaaacaaagaagtaAAAAACAGACGCTGGATCATACAGCTGTTGCATCAAACAATGCTCAGCATATTCCTTGTAAAAAGTCAAAGATCTTATCACCGCCCTCTTCAGCTAGCCTCCATGAACAATTTAGTGATGTCAATCCCACATGCAGTACAGAG GTGAATGATGATCTCCAGTTTCTATTAGAGAATGACAGTGTGGAGGTTCAGGAGATGGTGAAGAACTGTGCAAATGAACTGAATGGAACA TTGGAATACATGGAAAAACAACTGGAGGTACTACTTGATGCTGTAACGTCAAAGTGCAG GCCCATGACCCTTGGTGAGAGGCAACAGCTTCAGAGAATGATTCAGAAACTACCAGCAAAAAATCTTGACCGAATCGCTGAGATAATTTGTCGAAGTAGGCCTACAGAACAACCAAATTGTGATAAAATCTTTGTTGATCTGGAAAAAGAG GATAATGCTACACTTTGGAGACTGTATTATTATGTTGAAGCTGTTGAGAAAGCCAAAACACTCTCTTGCACTCAAGAGGTTTAG